Within the Pseudomonas sp. SL4(2022) genome, the region GCCAACAACGGCACCTTCAGCGTCGGCGTAGCGATCGAGCCACGTCTGGCCAGCAACCATCTACTGCGTTTGCTGCTGGACGGCAAACCTCATGGCCAACTCAGCAATGCACCACGCCTGCAGGTGAACAATGCCGACCGCGGTGAACACAGCCTGGCGGTGGAGGTACTGAGTGCAGGCAAGCCAATCCAGCAGAGCGCCACGGTGACCTTCACCGTGCAGCGGGTGAATACCAGCAGCCCGGCCCTGCGACCACCACCGCCAAAACCCACACCAAAGCCAGCCACCTGACCTATGCGAACTCTGCTGTTATGCGGCCTGCTACTGCTCGCCCTGCCTACTCTGGCGCAGGTCTATACCTACATTGATGCCGACGGTAACCGGGTGTTTACCGACAAACCCAAGTCCGGCAATGCCGAGCGCGTCGAACTGGTGCCCAGCAACGCCATGCCCGCCCAACCGGCGTCGGCGGCACCGGTTATCGCGGCCCCGCCCGAACCGGCGCTGCGCTACAACCTGCTGCGCATTCTGGTACCCCAGCCGGATGCCACCATCCGGGATGCTGCCGGCAACCTGATCGTCAGCGTCAACAGCGAGCCCGACCTCCACCCGCAGCACAGCTACCGCCTGCTGCTGGACGGCGAACAGGTAGGCGAAGTGGGCAGCAGCCCGGTGTTTCCGCTGGAGAATATCGACCGCGGCACCCATCAACTGGCGGTCGAAATCATTGATGCGCAAGGCCGCATCATCGAACGTACGCCCAGTCAGCCCTTTCACATGCTGCGCATTTCCCTGGCGCAGAAACGCATGGTCACCCCCTGCAAGAAGGCCGACTATGGCGTGCGTCCTGAGTGTCCACTGAAGGACAAGCCGCCAGAGAAAAAAGACATCCCTTTCGTGCCCTTCCTCTGATAGCAACGCGACTCGCGACGAAACGGCAACAGACCCTGGCGCACCAACAAGGTGCATTCAGGCGTGCTGCGTTTCTATACTCTCCCTGTTTTGGGTCGCACCGCAGCGCCCAATTGCGCTGAATAGTCGCCAATTCGCCGCATTCCACAGCCAAACACGCTTCTTTTCGGGGCTTTGGTTTGCTTCTTGCATTTTCCAGCCACACTGCTGGAGCCCAAGGGTCTGCGACATTCCATATGATCATCAACGACGCACTGCATCGCCTGCTGCTGGACAACCTGACCACGGCCACCTTGCTGCTCAACGACAA harbors:
- a CDS encoding DUF4124 domain-containing protein, which translates into the protein MRPLLICLLLSLALPASAQIYKYTDANGNTVFTDQPPEGQATQNVELPKTNSVTLAVPPAPAPSTPSDSGTAAVPYSTLQLTDLPSEEALRANNGTFSVGVAIEPRLASNHLLRLLLDGKPHGQLSNAPRLQVNNADRGEHSLAVEVLSAGKPIQQSATVTFTVQRVNTSSPALRPPPPKPTPKPAT
- a CDS encoding DUF4124 domain-containing protein; the protein is MRTLLLCGLLLLALPTLAQVYTYIDADGNRVFTDKPKSGNAERVELVPSNAMPAQPASAAPVIAAPPEPALRYNLLRILVPQPDATIRDAAGNLIVSVNSEPDLHPQHSYRLLLDGEQVGEVGSSPVFPLENIDRGTHQLAVEIIDAQGRIIERTPSQPFHMLRISLAQKRMVTPCKKADYGVRPECPLKDKPPEKKDIPFVPFL